Genomic DNA from Telopea speciosissima isolate NSW1024214 ecotype Mountain lineage chromosome 2, Tspe_v1, whole genome shotgun sequence:
AACTTGGAAATGGAGCAGAAGGAATTTGTCACCACCTCCCTTCCAACACTCCCTTGGCTGAAAGAGGTTGCAGAATCCAAAAGATCAGCATCAGCACCTGATGTCTGATGTAGGTCATAGAAGCAATCCATGGGCTCTGGCTGCATCTTGCATCCTGGGACAAGAAGCACGTAAGAAAAAACTGTAGAAATTAAGATTTATATAACTAGGAAATAAACTCTTTAAAGATTTAGGCACAAGTTCAATTGCTTAAAACCTTATTCCCAAAAATCTAACGCAGATTCTTACCTGAGCCACCATCAAGACTGTCAGAGAGACAAGTATCAGTAGAGAAAGAAGCTTCAAGAACTGACAAAGGGCTGGGATGTTCCCCATCCCCAGAAAGAGGCAAGCCAACTGAAACTGTAACTGCCTTTGCTTCTGTCTGAAAAGAGAGGAAATCAATGAACTAAAATTAGGTGGAGATAGTAAATGCCACAGCATGCATTGGTTAAGATACAAAATGACAGAATCTAAAACTCGTACACAAAAAGCATTTAAAATATGCATGTCAAACCATAAGTACAGGGAGCATGCATAAATGAAAATCGGGTTTGCCATTTCTATTTACTTAAGCCACTTATAGAAAAGCAAACTCCATCAGGCCTCTACGAACTgatttgaccttttttttttgtttcttccaagTAGTTATCCTTTTCCTTTTCAGTTCTCACCTTTGTTTCAGTTACTCAAGCATGTTTAGTTCTGTGGTGTACCCTTGGGACCATTTTGAGAATCTTCCATAAGTAGAAACATTCAATTTCCTTAATGTCACATGTTGAATCTTGCACTTATTCCAAAATACCAAATTTCCTTGACCTTTTATCCCATAAACAATTAAATTAGTTAATTGTACATTAAGGCATGATTCAAGGTAATAGTTATGAGATTCTTTTCTCTTCACCAGTCTGgaatagaataaaaaaaggcatacccagtgcacgaagctcccgccattgtggggtctggggagggtcataatgtacgcagccttacccctgctttcgaaaagaggctgtttccagactcgaacccgtgacctcttggtcacaatggagcaactgtaaccgttgcaccaaggcccgccctcaccAGTCTGGAATAGAATAGcaactaaaaatcaaaattgacaATTGGAAAACAATAGGCAGCATTATTTTCCTATAATATACTCATAATTCCTCagatactttattttttttcccattccaaATTCAATCCACACCAACTTTAATAAGAATAAGCATCATTTTCAGAAGGGTAAATTACgtaacaccccctgaaaatggaacGATACTCAagtcaccccctcttatttgaaaatactcatccatcCCCCCCTAGAGTAACGGTGTTAACTTAAAACAATCCAAAAactgaaaagacaattttaacctcaaccaaaataagaaaaacaatgacAATTGAGGTACCCAACGTTTGTAGAAAATGCACTTAAAATACCCAAATCTCTCTACTCTCTCGccctctctgtctttctctgtAACTGACCCTAGACCCCCTTATCATACGCCCAGTCTCGAGCAATGAGATCCGAGATCCTTCAATCCCTCTGAAACTTACTTTTCTTTTCCAAACGTTAGGGACCTGCTCACCTTTAAGGCTGCAATTTACCCAACTAAAGTGGTAGTTCTAGTTAGCTGTTGCAGAATCTCTTTTCGTTTGCTCTCGCattctctcaagtctcaactgaAACGAAACAATGCGTTTTGGATTCTGCACTTTGGAGAGATTAGGTATGCGATCGCTCTTCTTTTATTCATTATTCAGGAGATTCAAGCCCAGATCCAACTCCAACATCAACAGCAACACATGGCTGCCATGAGATCTTCCAGATTCAAGCCATCAGATCTGTGATCTTCAAGGAAAGCTCGAGACAGTCCGACGCCTGAGATCTCTAGCATCGACAGTAGATCCCATAGCCTTCTGGGACGCTGTGAAAAGGCAGTTTCTGTCGGCTTCAACGTCTCTCCTCCATGCGATAGGCAGAAAAGAATTGCTTTTTCCATGAAAAGGCAATTTCTTTGGGGGAAAACTAATATCGATCCAATGGCTTGGGAGGACAAGAAGTGTCCTGGTGAATCTCGTTTCCCTCCTTTCTGGGCTCGCTTACAATGGGATCTCTAATAAGAGAAGAACTCTGAAAACCGAGACAGAACTTCAGACAGAGCGTCTCCCTTGATCTACATTGACCGTATAAAGGTTACAGAGTAAGGTCTGATGGCTGCCAACAACCAACTGCGTTTTCATTGTCTCCTCTTTGTTTTAAGCTCCAACCAATGGGTTGCTTAGGAAGATCAATAGAGTTTTGTGATTATGTTGTGGAGAAGAATTcttgaaattttggtttttatttgtaGGTTCCAGAATTTTTATTGCTTCTGTGATGTTgcaatagaaaataataaatcttTACGATTTATTTGGAAAAAATAAATCTCGTTTCCTTGCTCAGGTATTCCTTTACTTCTCACTTCATCTTCTTATTTCCGTCTTGAACCTTTTTGGCCAGTCATTCGAATGAATTCAtaagctttcttttttttccatggTACCCATTCTAATTACTGGTTACATGAATTTGTTGTTCATTTATACCAGGCACTAGTGCTCTTGGATATTTTTGTAGAGAGCAACCCTTGAACAATGAGGCCAACAGACAGCTTACCCATGGAGAATCTGTCTCTGGTTGTTTCCAAGGGAGGAGTGGTGGTGAAGCTTGGAAAGTCTCGGCAATCGCCGTCGTATCACAAAGAAGCTTCCCCATTTTACTCTCTTTATACTTTTAgatctcttcctcttccatgGATTGGACTCGCAGacttgaaggagaagagagagagtcttagagaacgagagagagagagagagagagagagaggatttccGTTGAAGTTAGGGTTAATGAATAGATCAACGGTGACCGTTCCTCCGCATGTTGACTATTTGGCATTCGGCGTCCGCTCTCCGGCGACTCTTCTACTtaagattgagttgcaggtcatgtgaggaagaggataGAATTAAGGGTTTTTAgattaaagggtaaaatgataacTATACACTAGTCAAGGctaatttaggaatttaaatatttttaagttgctgacttcatcagttaacagcataaaactattggtagggactaatttgtaaCATAGTGCTCATATACAaggggacggatgagtattttcaaataagagggggtgactTGAGTATCGTTCCATTTTCAGGGGGCGTTACGTAATTTACCCTTTTCAGAAATTAGGTCATGTCAGACACAATTCATATTACAGGCATGAGACACATGCTGACAGATATTTTTATCAAGCCAAATATTTCTAGTTTTGAACTTCATTTCAATACAAGTTCTATGATTTCAATTATCCCAACTTCTATTATTTCTATATtgcatatttatataaataaaattatttctGGAATACTTCTTACTAGATGAAAAACTTGACACTCAACATCTTGCTCCTGCATCAGTAAGGACATACTTTATAACACAACAGCAACAAAAAGATATACAAGGAAAACCAACTGACCTGGAAATTTCTTTTTGAATTGAGCATCTCACCATGTGAAGATACATGATCAGAGAGATCAGAATTTATGTTGCACAAACTGTTCTGGTGAAACCCACCCACAGAGTTTTCTTCATCATGAGAAACTGTCCTTTCTGCAGTTAAGGCAGATATCAGCTCTTCAAGGATTGAAGCAGTAGATTTTTCTGAAATAGACAGCCCATCCCCCTCTTGAAATGTCAGTTCCCTCAGCTTTTGTTCCAGCAATGCACCCAGAGCATCTCCACTTAATCGTACTGCCTTATGAGAAGTATTTTCATCGTTTGCACCAAATAATTGCTTTTTCTGGGAAGTACCTTTGCCCATGAACTCATTTTGACCCCTGTAATTTTCCTTCACATCTGGAGGGGAGGAAGAGGCAGTCCTGTGCCTCACTGGGGAACTAAACATGAAAGAAACTATATTGGTGCCCTTATCACCAACATTCTTATTACCTTCATCAAGAATGGGATGCTCACTCTTGATATGGTTCTGGTTCACAAAGCATGCATTCAGATCCATTCTTTTCCTCTCGTTTACATTGCCACTAATGGTTCTTTGTTTTCCATATGATGAATTGTGGATACCTGTACTTTCAACCTGCCCCCTAAAATTCGCCGGCCTCCTCTTTCGATGTGGGGTCTTTAGCTGCAATGAGGAATCATCTTGCTTGTCATAAGCATATCTCGTTGAGTTATTTTTAAGATTATCTAGTACTTTAGGGTGCATTCTTGGCTGCACAGGACTGCTTaaatttcgatttaaagcaaCAAAATTTTTGGTCCCATTAGCACAATCACCAGCAGACATATGTTTTCGGCTTTGAACATTAGTGTATTTGGACCTCCGAGGTATCCTATCCTTAGGCACCAGGATCTGATTTTGTCCTTGAGAGCCCTGCTTAAGAAGGGTGGAAGAAGGTAAATCTTTTTGAGACCTGCATTGCTGATTTGAAACACGACGCTGAACCTGATCTTCTTGGAAAGGAGGTTTTCTCTCTGTTACATTTACCCTTCGGATATACATATTGGCTTTGGCTGGGGAAGTTGGCATAAACTGGTTCTGATTACGCAGAACATCTCTCTCCTGCTCAGGAGATTGAGGGTTCCCTTTTCTTTTGGTGATTGCTGACCCTTGACAAGCATTACTGAACTCTGAATTAAGAGGCAGAAACCCAGGTCTTTGTTCCTCAACATTTGACTTCAATTCGTTTACATCTAGCAGATTACCACAGCTATTATGCGGAAACTGCTCCTTCAAAGACTTGGCACCACAGGGATAATGCTTAGAATGGTGCAGTGACAAGGCCGTAGTTCCTTCTACAGTAATGTGATCCTCTGGATTAAcaagcagagaagaagaataagtgAGAGCACATTTTGCTCTATTGGTAGCTTGCAACCCAGGTTCTAAAATTTTTGTAGCGGCTTCCATCAGCCGGGCTGCATTTCTCGCAGAGAGTCTCCTTGGGCTCTTAACTGGCGATGCAAGCTTCTGATGATGCTTCTTCGAACGGGATAAAACACTCTTGAATTGCAGTGCTTCGGCCCCAAACCTGGTGATAGGCCGTCTATCGAACATTCCTGTCTTCTGAAGCTTCTGAGGCCTTGATTCCAGCTTCGAGCGACCCTTGTCCGCATTTATATCTTCTTGATCGAAACCCAAGTGTTGGGAAGTTCTTTGAAACCCATTAACTGACTTGTCTTCTGAGTCGCAAAGAAAATTATCAGAAAAAGAAGGTTTCTTTGGCTTTTCTTTACGCACTGTTGGCATGGATTCCAGCCCCATTAGCCTGGCGATCAAACCCGGTGATCGCATTTCACTGTTCCGCTCAGCGTCAATGCCATCAATCTCACATTTCTTCGCATTAGGGAAACCCCCACGATTTTCATCGGCAATCTATCATTTCGTTCAGAACCAAAAAGAGTAGGAAAAGAAAACGGTGAAAAAAATACTCACACATAAAGCAAGcactcaaagaaaagaaagatgcatACCAGTAAAAGCTTAGCCATTGGCCGCTTCTCATCTCCACTAAACTTCTTAGAAACTCGCTTTGCACGATCTAAGACAGAGAAAGGCAAACTACATCGTTCAACTCAAGGACAAGTAACAGCAACAATGCAGTTGGttagagttgaaaaaaaaaaaaagaaataaagaaaagaaccTGGTGGAAGCAGTTTCTTGGAGAATAACTTCTTCTTTGCAAGCCTACGGTTCCAATCGAAGAGCTGAAAGAAGATGCCAACACAACCACCGGGCCTCTGAGGCCGCTTCTCTGCAATGGCTAGACTGGACGACGTATTCCCCAAAGTATCGTTCATTTCTCCGACGAAGGGAGTAAATTGCAAACACAAAAACCAAATGAAGTTCCTCCACAAGGTAAATCCTGAAAGTTTCTGGCTTTGATGTTACCCAGCTGCCGAAAATGTGCTAAACTCTATCAGGCACCCCCAAACATTTCAGAGCAAAGCTCCGTAGTACTCAAGAGAAAGCAGAGTAACTCTGGTACGAAGACACTTCCGAACGAATGCCCTAATCCAATGCACCTAACCCCTTCTCCTCACAAATCTCTTCACAAGTCTAATCtttaccaaaccccaaaatactTTTCAGAAGAAGCTTAAAGCCTTCAACGACCCAAAATTACCCTTAgcaccctctctctttctcccgtCGCAGCCTAAAGGTAAGTTACCCTAATGAGTAATGAGTAATGAGTAATGAGTAATGATCAACAAACCAATCAAATCACCGTCGAAAAGAAACGCCGTACCTCTCATTGCGTGAGCAACTTCGGCAGAAGCAGAACCCTAAAAACAACTGCAAATCCCTGGCGATCCtcgaaaatggaagaaaaacaaGTCCAGGGTAGCCAGAAAGCCGACGATCGCAGTACACAATAATAATCCATATCTGCaacagaaaactttctccatccCTTCACGCAATGCCCCGAGCCCCCGCAAGTACCAGTTCCAGTTTCCAGCTGGCGATGGCTAAGCCCCgatcaaaagaggaaaaaaaaaaaaaaaagattttttgggGAGCGAACAGCGTACGCGAAGGTCAGATACTGAGACTGATCTTTTCTCAAACCCAAGAAGAAGATTCCTGCCTTAACCTTAGGTTCTTCTGCCAAAGTAGAAAAAAAAGCTTCCTCTGATGAGACTattctctcttctgtctctctctctctctctctctctctctctctatcgcTGCATGTGTAGTGTTGATAGTGTTACAGTGTACACGGAAGCAAGCATCAGAAAGCGTGCGTTGCGTAGGACGAAAGGGAGACTGAGAGGTATGGAGGTGTGAGGTGTCGATTCACTCAATGGAGACTGATgactggtctctctctctctctctcggaggTCGGAGCTGAACGTGAACGTGGGGTTACTCTCCTCTAGATCACGGGTAAGAAGAGAAGACgaataaagaaaaggaatagTAAAGATATTAGAATAAGTACAAATAATGGATTTCGGGCAACAAAACAGAACGTACTGTCTCTACTATCGAGTTCTGTCAAAAAGACTGAGCCGAGATGAGTGAGATTTATGAATATATGAATCCAACCACTATTactaataaagaaagaagaagaagagaaagagacaaaTTCGCTTGCCtcctccttttatttatttatacttTATAGTGACGACTGACGACTGACGACTGACGACTGACGACGATGCAAGGAGGAGCGTATATAACTATGAATTTTCAAACTTCGCCTGACCAGTTTAATATAAAATGGTCAAATTGGTCATTTCTTTGATTTATTATTGTCCCTATATCCTCATGTGGGGTTCGGGGGGTTCTCTTGTGTTGGATTGGCCCCACCAACGTCGGATACTATTACTGTGTCCATTGGGTTCCAATCTGACGTTCAGAAAGGATTCCCTCCATTGAGGAAGTATTACCCTTTACTCAAttcaaatccaatttttttttcttttgttttactttctctatctctctctgacTGGTAGATTGAGGAGGTAGAGactatatagagagagagagagagagagagactcgtGACTCCTCCTTAATGATGATGCAGTTTGTACCTACATGGCGTTAACAACTCAAGAGAAAAGTTTTCGTTTTTAATCGTAGTCTAGTACACTCTGTAGTGACATCGGTGGTTGAAGAGTATGGTTTTGGAAAAGGGCCGGGCCCCGAAATGGTGAAATCGGCTTGAACCAAACCGATATAGTACAAGATAAACCAGATTCGTCGATCGATTTGGGCCGGGGTATTGAACATCTACCAAACCAAACCTGACTTTGTTAAATCgacttttttgttttgatgataattattattaaaaatatgGGTGAAAAATCAGagtgaaaccaaattgaaaccCCTACCCCGACTAGTTTTAAGAGCATTGCTTAGCTTTTCCCATCCTTGTCCATTTAACTGCTTAGTAAGGAAAAATGCCTTACAAACCCTACAACTACAAGACAGTGGTAAAGACTAAATGCCCCACCCACCCACTCGAAGAGTACTTAAGGATAAGGCCATTACTCTACTCTATCCATTAGGCTCCATTTGATTGCAAGGCGAACTAAAGGGAAGAGATGTGTAATTTTTgaatctaaaaaataaatttttgtaattatttttcaacatgattgtataagatacttaaatttcttattatatttagtagtggtatttttttatgtgatttttattttactttttaaattcAAGGGATTCggatgcaaagtaaaatgaaatttaaaaaccaaataaataattatttaaagtTAATGACATAAACATGTGAAATAATAATTACGAAAATTTCTTTtacacttcccttccctttaattccccttgcaaccaaaccgAGATTGATTTATATCAACGGAAAAAGGAGGGTTGTCATATTAcataaaatagaataaatacTCAGTCAAGATAAAGCTGGAATAATGCCATATTTTTAACGCTAAAAGACTATAAAAGCTAAAGAGTGAGGTAGAGAAATTTCTTATTTGATGCTTACAATTTACATCCCAATTTCTTTGGCCTCCCTCAAGCTTCATTTTGTTGCAACTAAATAGAAATGAATTgtaattaaggttgtgtttggtatgcattcttggaatcaTTCTAGGTCCTTgcccaagaatgcaaaatcaacttgGAATGTGTTATGTGCATCTAGATTAGATTATTGTTTTGGTATATACTATATAGTTAGTTATTTACTATTCTactataattaattttttactattttttaagGAGTTGGGTAACTTGACTGGTTATTGTAATTAGTGGTCAGTTGTTGTAGGTGGATAGAAGTCGTGGAGAGTGGGAGGAGTTATCCTAAGTTGTAAACTGCATCGTATTCACTATTTAAATACCTATGAATTAATGAAGAGGAGATGAGAATATTTACCTAAAAAGTCTTTATTGAGATAAGAGGATCGGCTACCTCCAAACAAGCCAGACGTCTGACAGCTTCGTCCGTAATGCCCCAAATTCTATCATATTTTCTCtcctatcttctctctctctctctttcctttattttctctcaACAATAGCCGTGCACTTATCATTTGGCATCAGAGCTAGGTAATTATCCACACGTTATGGAGCAAAATGGCAACAAGATTCGTGGcgttcaaacaaaaaatttgtttctgtttgatgaaatcatgaaaaagTTGTAAGCATTGTCGGACAAATTTGACTCATTGCTGCCAATTGAAACCACCATAAGAGAACACCCAAAGCCACCaacaaacaagaagaagaagatgaacatgacgaagaagatgaggcaaacaaagaagatgaagataacgaagaagaagaattcgAACCAATGCAAATCAAGCACCAGTACTTCCTTCAAAGTGATAACAATCCCAACAATGAAATCGTTCGACCGTGAGATGACCATTCCTACTTTATCAATTGAGATTTTTCCTATCAAGACCTGGGATCCCGGTggaataattttaattttttttgttatttcaatTCTTATAAAatggtcttgaggacaagaccaaaTTTAAGGGGGATAGAATTGTTATGTGCATCAGGATTAGATTATTGCTTTGGTATATAGTTAGTTATTTACTATTTTGTAGGGAGTTGGGTAACTTGATCGGTTATTGTAATTACTGGTCAGTTGTTGTAGGGggtgttgcgtgtggaaatctttGATGCTTGGTTCgtccacggatgagcctgcaaagaccaagtgatgagcacaagagagccggtgtggctccggcctaggactctccgatgctcaagttagatcaccagtgcaacagcgtaacagctagtaaaaagtgtgATGAGCAATAGAGCCccataccttagtatttatagagggagatgaggcggttggaggagtcctagtatggtaagagtccttgtttggtaaggctcttccccccggagcggagtggagtggagagtttccttcggggtcggactcttgttaaggtaagagtcctaatgggagtgtgattcggtatcgtgatgagatcgtgactcgattcttatcccatgattctcaggtggtgctgacgtggcgccgtgatctccggtggggcgctatggtagccttcgtggagagctcggcctcggagCTCGGTTTCGGAGCTCGGCCTCGGTCTGTATGACTTGAGGGTCATCACTAGTTGTGTGGGCTCGACCGCGCCATGGTGCTCCAATCGAGACCGACCTGCGTAGGCTCAGACCATGGGGTCGGCAGGCGTGCAACTCAGCCGTGATGGGGATCCTTGGGTGAGTACCAATCTACCGTGCCGTGCGGCCAGAGATCGGCCGAAGAGCTCGGCCTACTAGGCCGGCCTCGTCAGACCTGTACGGGTTCGGCTCAACGTCTGGTTGACTTGGATGTGTCTGAAGAGCTTGGCCAAGCAGTAAGGTTTATGAAGATCGGGTCGGCCCGGTCTTCCGCTCAGCTAGATTCGGTTCTTGGAatgacctcggctcggccatgtggcagcttctgattggtggggtgttttatgcatTATCAGGTGGATAAGAGTCGTGGAGAGTGGGAGGAATTATCCTAAGTTGTAGACTGCAGCCTTATTTACTATTTAAATACCTATGAATTAATGAAGAGGAGATGAGAATATTTACCTAAACAGTTTCTATTGAGAAAAGATGATTAGCTACCTCCAAACAAGCCTGACGTCCGGCGGCTTCGTccgtaaaaccccaaattctatCATATTTTCTCTCCTATCTTCTCTCTAGCCTTTATTTTCTCTCAACAGTAGTCGTGCACTtactagaatgcataccaaacaataTTGCCTAATTGTTTAACTTTTCAAGAGGATTCTTTATTTTTGCATTCAATAAAATCTAATTCCTAATTAATAGATggggttttttttaaatgccACCGTCAAATTGCCCATTTGTACAGAttaattcttaaaattttaCTATTTTCAATTGCACCCCTACTTTCTAAACATTGTAACACTTTAGTCCAGTCTGTCAGTATGTTCAAACTGGACATTTTTTACCAATCTTAGACCAGTCtgcccttgatagggtagaatgaccaaGTTACCCATATTTTA
This window encodes:
- the LOC122652693 gene encoding uncharacterized protein LOC122652693 isoform X2, translating into MNDTLGNTSSSLAIAEKRPQRPGGCVGIFFQLFDWNRRLAKKKLFSKKLLPPDRAKRVSKKFSGDEKRPMAKLLLIADENRGGFPNAKKCEIDGIDAERNSEMRSPGLIARLMGLESMPTVRKEKPKKPSFSDNFLCDSEDKSVNGFQRTSQHLGFDQEDINADKGRSKLESRPQKLQKTGMFDRRPITRFGAEALQFKSVLSRSKKHHQKLASPVKSPRRLSARNAARLMEAATKILEPGLQATNRAKCALTYSSSLLVNPEDHITVEGTTALSLHHSKHYPCGAKSLKEQFPHNSCGNLLDVNELKSNVEEQRPGFLPLNSEFSNACQGSAITKRKGNPQSPEQERDVLRNQNQFMPTSPAKANMYIRRVNVTERKPPFQEDQVQRRVSNQQCRSQKDLPGQNQILVPKDRIPRRSKYTNVQSRKHMSAGDCANGTKNFVALNRNLSSPVQPRMHPKVLDNLKNNSTRYAYDKQDDSSLQLKTPHRKRRPANFRGQVESTGIHNSSYGKQRTISGNVNERKRMDLNACFVNQNHIKSEHPILDEGNKNVGDKGTNIVSFMFSSPVRHRTASSSPPDVKENYRGQNEFMGKGTSQKKQLFGANDENTSHKAVRLSGDALGALLEQKLRELTFQEGDGLSISEKSTASILEELISALTAERTVSHDEENSVGGFHQNSLCNINSDLSDHVSSHGEMLNSKRNFQTEAKAVTVSVGLPLSGDGEHPSPLSVLEASFSTDTCLSDSLDGGSGCKMQPEPMDCFYDLHQTSGADADLLDSATSFSQGSVGREVVTNSFCSISKLLDSIGLAEIGLDGDKLNHAREVLLNAELLFGNASPSVGKEDFVLGPIFLSELEILFDALSRSSDCRLGFMQAKEGNQLRKFLFDCMIECLDLKYGHCCKMGFKSWKNLRSGMRRESLGRKVNEEIRIWTDLAGRNTDEIIDREMSDSSGKWMHFEVEAFETGAEIEQYILKLLINEMVIDLLPHRGSSI
- the LOC122652693 gene encoding uncharacterized protein LOC122652693 isoform X1 encodes the protein MNDTLGNTSSSLAIAEKRPQRPGGCVGIFFQLFDWNRRLAKKKLFSKKLLPPDRAKRVSKKFSGDEKRPMAKLLLIADENRGGFPNAKKCEIDGIDAERNSEMRSPGLIARLMGLESMPTVRKEKPKKPSFSDNFLCDSEDKSVNGFQRTSQHLGFDQEDINADKGRSKLESRPQKLQKTGMFDRRPITRFGAEALQFKSVLSRSKKHHQKLASPVKSPRRLSARNAARLMEAATKILEPGLQATNRAKCALTYSSSLLVNPEDHITVEGTTALSLHHSKHYPCGAKSLKEQFPHNSCGNLLDVNELKSNVEEQRPGFLPLNSEFSNACQGSAITKRKGNPQSPEQERDVLRNQNQFMPTSPAKANMYIRRVNVTERKPPFQEDQVQRRVSNQQCRSQKDLPSSTLLKQGSQGQNQILVPKDRIPRRSKYTNVQSRKHMSAGDCANGTKNFVALNRNLSSPVQPRMHPKVLDNLKNNSTRYAYDKQDDSSLQLKTPHRKRRPANFRGQVESTGIHNSSYGKQRTISGNVNERKRMDLNACFVNQNHIKSEHPILDEGNKNVGDKGTNIVSFMFSSPVRHRTASSSPPDVKENYRGQNEFMGKGTSQKKQLFGANDENTSHKAVRLSGDALGALLEQKLRELTFQEGDGLSISEKSTASILEELISALTAERTVSHDEENSVGGFHQNSLCNINSDLSDHVSSHGEMLNSKRNFQTEAKAVTVSVGLPLSGDGEHPSPLSVLEASFSTDTCLSDSLDGGSGCKMQPEPMDCFYDLHQTSGADADLLDSATSFSQGSVGREVVTNSFCSISKLLDSIGLAEIGLDGDKLNHAREVLLNAELLFGNASPSVGKEDFVLGPIFLSELEILFDALSRSSDCRLGFMQAKEGNQLRKFLFDCMIECLDLKYGHCCKMGFKSWKNLRSGMRRESLGRKVNEEIRIWTDLAGRNTDEIIDREMSDSSGKWMHFEVEAFETGAEIEQYILKLLINEMVIDLLPHRGSSI